Proteins from a genomic interval of Echeneis naucrates chromosome 21, fEcheNa1.1, whole genome shotgun sequence:
- the fap gene encoding dipeptidyl peptidase 4 produces the protein MGCNKVLWGLLGTAVVITLITIPAVYYSKSDTKRPFTLDDYFNDTIRWRSYNLYWISDKEYLHKTAEGNVFLYNAETNETSLYLSNSTFGQVDATHYLLSGDNKYVAFESNFTKKWRHSFTASYSIYDREGSTFVMPANLPTVVQYFGWAPTGHKYAYVSDYNIFLKSDVTAEAVQLTHNGKKNEILNGIPDWVYEEEVFASNGAIWWSTTGKYLAYLEVNDTEVNKVEFSWYGSDQYPQTVAVPYPKAGSKLTKVKLFVVDVTNSYRRTQVLPPAPIASGDHIMCSVTWVTDERVAVQWLTRTQNHMIVQIYDFDGSSWREKQKFEKTSKTGWIGHYVPLPLFFTEDKLSFFSVMSDTQGYKHIHYVKDGNAVPITSGKWEVIYISKLTQDAIYFVSNEYEGTPGKRNFYKVMTGSSPSAPQCLTCDVNKERCQYNSAYLSFDASYYRKDCFGPGLPLYTLVDNRGSGKQLSVLEDNKELEKILSEFQMPKMHYGTLKIAGFDLWYQMMLPPNFKKSKKYPLLIDVYGGPCSQRVDYRFKLNWGTHLSSSHGIIFASFDGRGSGYQGDQIMHAIYRRLGTFEVEDQITAVRKFIEMGFIDKDRIAIWGWSYGGYVTSMALGAGTGLFKCGVAIAPVAKWEYYDAVYTERYMGKPTENSDAYINSTVTARAKNFKSVEYLLIHGTADDNVHFQQAAQISKALVDMQVDFETMWYTDKDHGLSGSALHHTYNHMSLFLQKCLLSPK, from the exons ATG GGCTGCAACAAGGTGCTGTGGGGGCTGCTGGGGACGGCTGTCGTCATCACGTTGATAACAATCCCAGCAGTTTATTACAGCA AATCTGACACCAAAAGGCCGTTCACGCTCGACGATTACTTCAATGACACCATCAGGTGGAGATCCTACAATTTGTATTGGATATCAG ATAAGGAGTATCTTcacaaaacagcagagggaAACGTCTTTCTCTACAACGCTGAAACAAATGAGACGTCACTGTATTTGAGCAATTCGACCTTT GGCCAAGTGGATGCCACACATTACCTGCTGTCCGGTGATAACAAATATGTCGCTTTCGAAAGTAATTTCACGAAG AAATGGAGGCATTCGTTCACAGCCTCATACTCCATCTATGACAGGGAGGGCTC AACATTTGTTATGCCTGCGAATCTTCCAACTGTTGTGCAGTACTTTGGCTGGGCTCCAACAGGACACAAATAT GCATATGTATCAGATTACAACATTTTTCTCAAATCTGATGTCACTGCTGAGGCTGTCCAACTGACTCACAATGGAAAAAAGAATGAGATCCTTAATGGCATCCCTGACTGGGTATACGAGG AGGAAGTGTTTGCATCTAATGGGGCGATATGGTGGTCAACAACTGGAAAATATTTGGCTTATCTGGAGGTTAATGATACAGAAGTCAACAAAGTGGAGTTTTCTTGGTATGGCTCTGATCAATATCCTCAAACAGTGGCTGTTCCGTACCCAAAG GCTGGTTCAAAACTTACCAAGGTGAAACTGTTTGTGGTTGATGTCACAAATTCATACCGCCGTACGCAGGTGCTTCCGCCTGCACCCATCGCTTCTGG TGATCACATTATGTGCTCGGTGACCTGGGTTACAGACGAACGGGTTGCTGTGCAGTGGCTCACAAGGACGCAGAATCACATGATTGTACAGATCTATGACTTCGACGggagcagctggagagaaaaacag AAATTCGAGAAAACAAGCAAGACAGGTTGGATTGGCCAT tatGTACCCTTACCTCTTTTCTTTACGGAAGATAAACTCAGTTTCTTCAGCGTGATGAGTGACACTCAAggctacaaacacattcattatgTGAAAGAT GGCAACGCCGTACCCATTACCTCTGGGAAGTGGGAAGTTATCTACATATCCAAATTAACGCAAGATGCCAT atatttTGTGAGTAATGAGTATGAAGGAACACCAGGAAAGAGAAATTTTTACAA GGTTATGACTGGGAGCAGCCCTTCTGCACCTCAGTGCCTCACCTGCGATGTGAATAAGGAGCGGTGTCAGTACAACTCAGCGTACTTAAGCTTTGATGCCTCTTACTACAGAAAGGACTGCTTCG GTCCTGGATTGCCCCTTTACACACTCGTAGACAACAGAGGCTCCGGTAAAC AGCTCTCTGTCCTTGAAGACAACAAGGAGCTGGAAAAAATTCTGTCAGAGTTCCAAATGCCAAAGATGCACTACGGCACACTGAAAATTGCAGGATTTG ATCTTTGGTATCAAATGATGTTGCCACCAAATTTTAAGAAATCCAAAAAATACCCTCTTCTAATTGATGT GTATGGTGGCCCCTGCAGTCAGAGAGTGGACTACCGTTTCAAGCTGAACTGGGGCACGCACCTCTCCAGCTCACACGGGATCATCTTTGCCAGTTTCGACGGAAGGGGAAGTGGCTACCAGGGCGATCAAATAATGCACGCAATCTACAGGCGCCTTGGGACATTTGAAGTGGAGGATCAGATAACAGCTGTCAG GAAATTTATTGAGATGGGTTTCATCGACAAGGACAGAATAGCTATATGGGGCTGG TCATATGGTGGTTATGTGACCTCGATGGCCTTGGGTGCTGGAACTGGACTCTTCAAGTGTGGAGTAGCTATTGCCCCGGTAGCAAAGTGGGAATATTATG ACGCAGTCTACACTGAGCGCTACATGGGGAAGCCCACAGAGAACTCCGATGCCTACATA AATTCCACAGTTACAGCCCGAGCAAAGAACTTCAAATCTGTAGAATACCTATTGATCCACGGCACAGCAGATG ACAATGTCCATTTCCAGCAGGCAGCACAGATTTCCAAAGCTCTGGTGGACATGCAAGTGGACTTTGAGACTATG tgGTACACTGACAAAGACCATGGTCTAAGCGGATCAGCCCTCCATCATACATACAACCACATGAGTCTCTTCCTGCAGAAGTGCCTCCTTAGTCCCAAATAG
- the ifih1 gene encoding interferon-induced helicase C domain-containing protein 1 — MASDKDQMCEIVIEDFRPRLRELIVVDRVLDHVHFLEPDRKSLISQKARSDGNTAAADLLIDAVLKKPHSPGWFTAFVDALLNSDCSYAADYIQLNLPDPEVERENDQCVRLIELLSPSLVNMKTADVCEHCYAQLLFPQEDFEIINAETANKGPIGGARLLLKSIVRGQPGWFSKFLQILRDTEHKNLYELTGGSPDCDKQDEKLTSPKDEVKGSKAVTEPAESCDPSEVVQINITEKPQDTDLYNGASTESKQLPLGLEPSEPAAASSAAAAAAARDAENADIVLRDYQMDVASPALEGKNIIVCLPTGSGKTRVAVYITKKHLERRRAEGQSGKVVVLVNKVPLVEQHYTTEFFPFLKQTYKVERVSGDCQLKISFTKIVKENDVIICTAQILENYLERFNKGEDDGVNLSDLTLIIIDECHHTQKGGVYNHIMMRYLKQKHKNIRLKKEGKEITPLPQILGLTASPGVGGASKLEKAVDHILQICANLDASKIMTGNLGAYKKEPRKKTLNVEDRKADPFGDVIKKIMNAIHTHAELNPNCELGSQNYEQWVVQKKVKAATDEDHKVRVCAEHLHLYNEGLNLCNTIRMRDAFNFLNNSHEEEIKKKTSPDGEQAVQITATERFLFNLFKENKKELQMLAENPDYENDSLSKLQSKILHEFSTREEARGIIFTKTRRSAIALSQWIQENLKFADIGVKASYVIGGGDQSNVKPMTAAERNDVLNKFRNGEINLLVATTVAEEGLDIPSCNVVIRYGLVTNEISMIQAEGRGRAEDSSYTLVEVKNSGVAGKEYVNEYRKDMMHKAIDKIRTLDQAEYDQQILEFQMQAILEKKVRMTKKKHKDIKTENPSKVKFSCRGCSLYVCTGEDIQIIAGVHRVNVTPEFSELFNQTENTSLQEKHLDCETSGFIACKKCGEKWGSMMMYRSIECPCLHVKNFVVTINEKKIGKCTKWSELPVRFSPFDYAEHARRVAQSSDDDETA, encoded by the exons ATGGCGTCCGACAAGGATCAGATGTGTGAGATCGTCATTGAGGACTTTAGGCCCAGGCTCCGAGAGCTGATCGTGGTGGATCGGGTTCTGGATCATGTGCATTTTCTCGAACCGGATCGGAAGTCGCTGATCAGCCAAAAGGCGAGGAGCGACGGCAACACGGCGGCCGCCGACCTGCTGATCGACGCGGTCCTGAAGAAGCCGCACAGCCCCGGCTGGTTCACGGCCTTCGTTGACGCCCTGTTGAACTCAGACTGCTCCTATGCTGCCGACTACATCCAGCTCAACCTGCCGGATCCCgaagtggagagagagaacgaCCAGTGCGTCCGCCTCATCGAGCTGCTGTCTCCCAGTCTGGTAAACATGAAAACTGCGGACGTGTGTGAGCACTGTTACGCTCAGTTGCTGTTCCCGCAGGAGGACTTTGAGATT ATAAATGctgaaacagcaaacaaaggGCCAATCGGTGGAGCCCGTTTACTCCTGAAGAGCATCGTGAGAGGTCAACCAGGCTGGTTTTCAAAATTTCTCCAAATTCTGCGGGACACGGAACACAAGAACCTGTATGAGCTGACTGGAGGATCACCTGACTGTGACAAACAAG ATGAGAAACTTACCTCCCCAAAAGATGAAGTCAAAGGAAGCAAAGCAGTCACAGAACCCGCTGAAAGCTGTGACCCCTCAGAGGTTGTGCAAATCAACATAACAGAGAAACCTCAAGACACAg ACCTGTACAATGGAGCGAGCACTGAATCCAAACAACTGCCGTTAGGGCTGGAGCCTTCAGAACCAG cggcagcatcatcagcagcagcagcagcagcagccagagatGCAGAAAACGCTGATATTGTTCTTCGGGATTATCAGATGGATGTTGCAAGCCCTGCCCTGGAGGGGAAAAACATCATCGTCTGCCTCCCTACAGGAAGTGGGAAAACCAGAGTCGCAGTTTATATTACCAAAAAACATCTGGAGCGCAGGAGGGCAGAGGGACAATCAGGAAAAGTGGTTGTTCTTGTGAACAAG GTTCCTCTGGTTGAGCAGCACTACACAACAGAGTTCTTCCCATTTCTGAAGCAAACATACAAAGTGGAGAGAGTCAGCGGAGACTGCCAGCTCAAGATCTCTTTCACAAAGATTGTGAAGGAAAATGATGTCATCATATGCACAGCCCAGATTCTGGAAAACTACTTGGAGAGGTTTAATAAAGGAGAAGATGACGGGGTGAACTTAAGTG ATCTGACACTGATCATAATAGACGAGTGTCACCACACTCAGAAAGGAGGAGTCTACAACCACATAATGATGCGCTACCTGAAGCAGAAGCACAAGAACATAAGGCTgaagaaggaagggaaggagatcACGCCCCTCCCTCAGATACTGGGCCTGACTGCCTCACCAGGGGTTGGGGGAGCCTCAAAACTGGAGAAAGCAGTGGATCACATCCTGCAA ATTTGTGCAAACCTAGATGCGTCCAAAATAATGACGGGAAACCTTGGGGCGTACAAAAAGGAGCCAAGGAAGAAAACTCTCAATGTGGAAGACAGAAAAGCA GATCCCTTTGGTGATGTCATTAAGAAAATCATGAATGCCATTCATACCCACGCTGAGCTGAATCCCAACTGTGAGCTCGGCTCTCAGAATTATGAACAGTGGGTCGttcaaaaaaaagtaaaag ctGCAACGGACGAGGATCACAAAGTACGCGTTTGCGCCGAGCATCTTCATCTGTACAACGAGGGTCTGAATCTCTGCAACACCATTCGAATGCGTGATGCCTTCAATTTTCTGAACAACAGCCATGAGGaggagataaagaaaaagacatcCCCAGACGGGGAACAGGCAGTACAAATCACAGCAACTGAGAGATTCCTCTTCAATCTGTTTAAAG AGAACAAGAAAGAACTGCAGATGCTCGCAGAGAATCCAGATTATGAAAATGACAGCCTGTCAAAACTCCAAAGTAAAATTCTACATGAGTTCAGCACAAGGGAGGAGGCCAGGGGGATAATTTTCACCAAAACGCGCCGCAGTGCCATCGCTCTAAGCCAGTGGATCCAGGAGAATCTCAAGTTTGCTGACATTGGAGTGAAAGCCTCGTATGTCATCGGAGGAGGAGACCAGAGTAATGTTAAACCAATGACCGCT GCTGAGCGAAATGATGTTTTGAACAAATTCCGCAACGGTGAGATCAACTTGCTGGTCGCAACCACGGTGGCGGAGGAAGGCTTGGACATACCGTCGTGCAATGTTGTTATCCGATATGGCCTTGTGACCAACGAGATCTCTATGATCCAG gctgaaggaagaggaagagctgaAGACAGCTCTTACACTCTGGTGGAAGTAAAGAATTCTGGGGTGGCTGGAAAGGAGTACGTCAACGAGTACCGCAAGGATATGATGCACAAAGCCATTGACAAAATCAGAACCTTAGATCAAGCAGAATATGATCAGCAG ATCTTAGAGTTTCAGATGCAGGCGATACTGGAGAAGAAGGTGAGGATGACAAAGAAGAAGCATAAAGACATAAAGACTGAGAACCCATCTAAGGTGAAGTTTAGCTGCCGAGGCTGCAGCCTGTACGTCTGCACAGGAGAAGACATCCAGATCATCGCAGGCGTACACAGGGTCAATGTTACACCAGAGTTTAG tgaactttttaatcaaacagaaaacacctcTCTTCAAGAGAAACATCTGGATTGTGAGACCAGTGGCTTCATAGCATGCAAGAAATGTGGAGAG AAATGGGGTTCGATGATGATGTACCGGAGCATCGAGTGCCCCTGCCTCCATGTGAAAAACTTTGTGGTGACAATCAATGAGAAGAAGATTGGAAAGTGCACCAAGTGGAGTGAGCTCCCGGTCAGGTTTTCTCCCTTTGACTACGCTGAACATGCCAGGCGGGTGGCACAGTCATCCGACGACGATGAGACAGCATGA